Proteins from one Sarcophilus harrisii chromosome 2, mSarHar1.11, whole genome shotgun sequence genomic window:
- the CHRNA6 gene encoding neuronal acetylcholine receptor subunit alpha-6 produces MLMDTWQMCLLSGLYLWLYVFISFFKGCSTCESEERLFHKLFSHYNQFIRPVENVSDPVTVYFEVEITQLANVDEVNQIMETNLWLRHIWNDYKLRWDPAEYDGIELLRVPADKIWKPDIVLYNNAVGDFQVEGKTKALLKYDGMISWTPPAIFKSSCPMDITFFPFDHQNCSLKFGSWTYDKAKIDLLIIGSKVDMNDFWENSEWEIVDASGYKHDIKYNCCEEIYTDITYSFYIRRLPMFYTINLIIPCLFISFLTVLVFYLPSDCGEKVTLCISVLLSLTVFLLVITETIPSTSLVIPLVGEYLLFTMIFVTLSIVVTVFVLNIHYRTPTTHTMPKWVKTVFLQMLPKILMMRRPLEKQREKHSDKNSKGLSKITFPECEDPKLFEEQECCHCNKSNEPATNKKRLSYQSLKWMTEHLEYSSEVRDVIDSVQFIAENMRNQNETKEVEDDWKYVAMVVDRVFLWVFIIVCVFGTAGLFLQPLTGNTVKS; encoded by the exons ATGCTGATGGATACGTGGCAGATGTGCCTGCTCTCTGGTCTGTATCTCTGGTTGTACGTATTCATATCTTTCTTTAAAG GTTGTAGCACTTGTGAGTCCGAAGAACGCTTGTTTCATAAGCTGTTTTCTCATTATAACCAGTTTATCAGACCCGTAGAAAATGTGTCTGATCCTGTCACAGTGTATTTTGAAGTGGAAATCACCCAGCTGGCTAATGTG GATGAAGTTAATCAGATCATGGAAACCAATCTGTGGCTGCGCCAT ATCTGGAATGATTACAAATTACGTTGGGATCCAGCAGAATATGATGGAATTGAATTGCTTCGCGTCCCTGCTGACAAAATTTGGAAGCCTGATATTGTTCTCTATAACAA TGCTGTTGGAGATTTTCAAGTTGAAGGCAAGACAAAAGCCCTTCTTAAATATGATGGCATGATAAGCTGGACCCCACCAGCTATTTTCAAGAGTTCTTGTCCTATGGATATcacctttttcccttttgatcatcAGAACTGTTCCTTGAAATTTGGCTCCTGGACATATgacaaagcaaaaattgatcttttAATCATTGGCTCGAAAGTGGATATGAATGATTTTTGGGAAAATAGTGAATGGGAGATAGTTGATGCTTCTGGCTATAAGCATGACATAAAATACAACTGTTGTGAAGAGATCTATACAGATATTACCTATTCCTTTTACATTAGGAGACTACCAATgttttatacaattaacttgaTAATCCCTTGTCTCTTCATTTCATTTCTGACAGTTTTAGTATTTTACCTGCCCTCTGACTGTGGAGAAAAGGTGACACTTTGTATCTCAGTTCTGCTCTCTCTGACTGTGTTTCTGCTTGTAATCACAGAAACTATTCCTTCTACTTCCCTTGTAATTCCTCTGGTTGGTGAATACTTGTTATTCACAATGATTTTTGTGACACTGTCCATTGTAGTGACAGTGTTTGTATTAAACATTCATTATCGGACTCCTACAACACACACAATGCCGAAGTGGGTCAAAACGGTTTTCCTCCAGATGTTACCCAAAATCCTAATGATGAGGAGGCCTCTggaaaagcaaagagagaaacATTCTGATAAAAATTCAAAAGGGCTTTCCAAGATCACATTTCCTGAATGTGAAGATCCTAAATTATTTGAGGAACAGGAATGTTGCCACTGTAACAAGTCCAATGAGCCAGCTACTAACAAGAAGAGATTAAGTTATCAGTCTTTAAAATGGATGACAGAACATTTGGAGTATTCATCTGAAGTCAGAGATGTAATTGATAGTGTCCAATTCATAGCAGAAAACATGAggaaccaaaatgaaacaaaagag GTGGAAGATGACTGGAAATATGTGGCCATGGTAGTAGACCGAGTATTTCTTTGGGTGTTTATAATTGTCTGTGTATTTGGAACAGCAGGATTATTTCTACAACCACTTACTGGGAACACTGTGAAGTCTTAG